Below is a genomic region from Planctomycetota bacterium.
CAGCGAATCTGGCGAATCAGGAACTTCCCAGCCCCATTCGCTCGATTCGAGAGATTCGCGGTTCCGCCACAGCCGCCGCGCCGTCCGTCTCCTCGGCGTCAGCGTCTCCAACCTCCTTCACCGCGACGACCCGCGCCAGCTCGGCCTCTTCGACAGCGACCTGCGGCGCCGCACCCATCAATTCCTCAAGTCAGTGGACGCCCTCCGCGACCGCTACGGCGAGCACGTCGCCGTCTGGGCCCCCCTCCTCCGCTCCGACGAAGTCATCTGATTTGAGTCCTAACCATATATGCGGCAAAGCCTTATGCTCGCCGCCCATCCCCCACCCCATACCTGCTCATCGCGCAAGTGAGCGAGAATGGCCGGAGCTGCGAGAATCGCCGATTCTCGCCAATCTATCCATACTTGCTCATCTCCCTCCCCACGGGTTTGAGCAAGCATGAGCAGGGGGGCACTCATCAGCCGCCTGGCCCCCCCCCGAAAGACCCGCCATGTCCACAAGGAATAGGCATGCCCACCCCCTCCCCCTCTCCAGTCGCCTCAGGATCCCCAGACCGTGAAGACCCTGGTTTGATTCACCGCGTCGCGCGCCATACTATGATTGGACACGATGCAGGAGACCGCCATGCCCCGACCGCCCGTCGTCGCCTTCACCCTCGCGCTGTGTGTTGCCTCGGCCCGCGCCGACGTGCGGCTGCCGAAGGTCTTCACCGACCACATGGTCCTCCAGCAGGAGATGCCCATCGCCGTCTGGGGCCGCGCCACGACCGGAGAACTCGTGACCGTCGAGTTCAACGGCCAGAGGGCGACGGCCAAAGCCGGCGACGATGGTGCCTGGCGCGTCACGCTCCCCGCGATGAAGGCCGATGGCCAGCCCCACTCACTCGTCGTCAAGGGCAACAACTCGCTGGAACTCAAGGATGTGTTGCTCGGGGAGGTGTGGCTCTGCGCGGGGCAGTCGAACATGGGCCGTCCCGTGGACGAGGCCGCGGCCAAGGCGGCAGACCAGCCACAGATTCGCCTGTTTAATTCGTCGGGCGAGACGCCCCGCGCCGATGGACTCGACGAGACGAGCGGCTGGATCGTCTGCACGCCGACCTCGATTCTCCAAGCCGGCGACTTTCTGGGGGCCGGCAAGGGCCGCCGGCCCTTCAGCGAGGTCGCCTACCACTTCGGCCTCAAGCTCCATCAGACCCTCAAAGTGCCCGTCGGCCTCATCCAGGCCAACTGCGGCGGCTCGACGGCCCGCGACTGGACCCCGTTCCCCGAGGCCGGCGCCAAGCTGCCGCTCGACCAGCCGATCCCCAAGATCACCCACAGCGACGGCCAACTCTACTGGGTCCGCCTGCGCGGCATGGTGCCGTTCGCCGTGCGAGGCGTCGTGTGGTACCAGGGCGAGGACGATGGGCGCAACCCCAAGTACGCCGAGGACTTCAAGGCCCTCATCGAGAGCTGGCGGAAGCTGTGGGACCGCCCCGACCTGCCCTTCTACTTCGCCCAGATCGCAGCCACCACCTACGCCGGCGGCATGCTCGGCGTGTGGGAGGCTCAGCAATGGGTGATGAACCACGTGCCGCACACGGGCATGGCCGTGAGCAACGACATCTACGAGGGCACGACGAACGGCGGCTTCAAGCGACGCGACGACAAGGCGCTCGGCTGGCCCATCGCCGGCGGCAGCAACCCGCACCCGACGGGCAAGCCCCGAATTGCCGCGCGCCTCGCCGAGATCGCCCTTGTCGAAACCTACGGCCAGCCCAAGAAGGTGCTCTACGGCCCCATGTACGCCTCGCACGAGGCCCGCGACGGCAAAATCGTCGTCCGCTTCAAGCACACGGGCAGTGGCCTCGCCACCGACGACGGCCAGCCGCCGAACTGGTTCGAGGTATCCGACGGTACGCTCGAGGGGAACAGGCCACGCTACGTCAAGGCCGAGGCCCGCATCGTCGGCCCCGACACGGTGGAGGTGTCCTCGCCCCTCGTCGCCCAGCCGAAGTTCGTACGCTTCGGCTGGCACGCGCTGGCGCGCTACAACCTCATCAACAAGGAAGGTCTGCCCGCCGTGTCGTTCCGCGCCGAGCCGGGGCCTCAGAGATAGCGCCAAGGTCCTGTCGTGGCGACGGGTGGCTGCCCCGCCTCACCTCACAACACGCTGTCGGCCGGCCGCATCCACCGCATCCGCAATCGCTCTGTAGCTCTCGCGCCAGGCGTCATGCGGCACGTTCTCGGATACCTGAATCTGGAGCAGGCCCGAGCCGCCATCCTCTTCGAGTATCTGCTCGGCCACCTTGCGGGCGCCCTTGTAGCCCCGCAAATGGCACGACGACGGGAAGTTGATCCACAACCGCATCTCGGGCCACATCTTCCGCGCCGCAGCCACCGACGTGTCGTTGTCGGGCGGCGGCGACATCGAGTCGATCCCTCTCACACCCGAGGCGCCGATCGCATCCCACAGCGGCTTCAGGTCGCCGTCCATGTGCACGAACACGTAGGCATCGCGCTCCGCGAGCATGGCGGCCAGCTCGTTGTAGAGGGGCACGCAGTAGCGGCGGAAGCGGTCCGGGCCGATGGCGGGGGCGGTGATGTTGTCGGGGAAGTCAATGAACGGCGCGGGCGAGCGAAGGGCCAGCTCGAAAATGAGCCGCGCGCGCTGGTTGAGGTGCTGAACAACCGCCGCAACCTTGTCGGGGCATTCGGCCAGGTGGACCGACAGGTTGCTCAACCCCACCCATTGCACCCAGAGCTGCTGATAGGGCGTCCGCTCGACGGCCGCCAGCGGCAGCCCGTCGTCGCCCAGGGCCGCGTCTACCTTCGCGTAGCCCGCGTAGTCGTCCATCACGATC
It encodes:
- a CDS encoding sialate O-acetylesterase, yielding MPRPPVVAFTLALCVASARADVRLPKVFTDHMVLQQEMPIAVWGRATTGELVTVEFNGQRATAKAGDDGAWRVTLPAMKADGQPHSLVVKGNNSLELKDVLLGEVWLCAGQSNMGRPVDEAAAKAADQPQIRLFNSSGETPRADGLDETSGWIVCTPTSILQAGDFLGAGKGRRPFSEVAYHFGLKLHQTLKVPVGLIQANCGGSTARDWTPFPEAGAKLPLDQPIPKITHSDGQLYWVRLRGMVPFAVRGVVWYQGEDDGRNPKYAEDFKALIESWRKLWDRPDLPFYFAQIAATTYAGGMLGVWEAQQWVMNHVPHTGMAVSNDIYEGTTNGGFKRRDDKALGWPIAGGSNPHPTGKPRIAARLAEIALVETYGQPKKVLYGPMYASHEARDGKIVVRFKHTGSGLATDDGQPPNWFEVSDGTLEGNRPRYVKAEARIVGPDTVEVSSPLVAQPKFVRFGWHALARYNLINKEGLPAVSFRAEPGPQR
- a CDS encoding uroporphyrinogen decarboxylase family protein, whose product is MLALIQGRPHDRVPFVQYSGLAAPNEEVWAHVGRGRVGLLQWCSIHRVETPNCRFEHEDFERDGKRFRRTTLHTPAGSLFEERQFEPAYGSSSIRRHYVQEPRDYDVLLAYLRDGIVMDDYAGYAKVDAALGDDGLPLAAVERTPYQQLWVQWVGLSNLSVHLAECPDKVAAVVQHLNQRARLIFELALRSPAPFIDFPDNITAPAIGPDRFRRYCVPLYNELAAMLAERDAYVFVHMDGDLKPLWDAIGASGVRGIDSMSPPPDNDTSVAAARKMWPEMRLWINFPSSCHLRGYKGARKVAEQILEEDGGSGLLQIQVSENVPHDAWRESYRAIADAVDAAGRQRVVR